The Chloroflexota bacterium sequence TGCGGACGATGGCGTCCTTGACGCCGGGATCGAAGACGGCCGGGGGACGAGCGGCCACGGGCTTGGGGACGAGCTTGACGGCGGGCGTGGCGGAGAGCTTGGCCATGGCTTCTTCCGTGGGGAAGCCGCAGATGATGCAGGCTTGCTCGATAGTGGTCACAAGTCGGCTCCCGCACTTGCGACACCTGGGCTGAACGGCTTGAACTGTCATCGCTGTGCCTCCATGAGTCGTAGGCCGAGCTTGCTCGCAACGGCGCCAGAGTCCTTGCTTAAGAACATGCGGACGAGCAGGGCGGCGATGGCGTTGGTATCGAAGGCGCCGCCGGTGCGGTACCAGTTGGGCATCCAGGTGATGGCGCCCATGACCAGGCGGATGGCGGCCTTGCTTTCGGCCTCGCCGAAGAGCCCTTCGCGGACGCCTTCATCAATGATGGCGTCATAGATAGAGTGGAAGCGATCGCGCTCCTGGGTGAGGATGCGGCGGTACTTGGCCGGGAAGGTGGGCATGAGGATATTGGAGGCGGTGCGGGCGGCGACGAAGCCCATGGCGGCGCGCTGGACGACGTGCTCCACGTGGGCGGTGAATGCGGCCTCCAGCTTGACGAGGGGGCTGCCCTCCTTGGGAACGCGAGACTGGACATAGGCGTGGAC is a genomic window containing:
- a CDS encoding TetR/AcrR family transcriptional regulator codes for the protein MTLAASKNIKAEHERERIQQAAATVFQERGYVGTTMEHIARQMGVTKGFIYYYYKSKDDVFYDLHSQAMKSVHAYVQSRVPKEGSPLVKLEAAFTAHVEHVVQRAAMGFVAARTASNILMPTFPAKYRRILTQERDRFHSIYDAIIDEGVREGLFGEAESKAAIRLVMGAITWMPNWYRTGGAFDTNAIAALLVRMFLSKDSGAVASKLGLRLMEAQR